In Halovivax gelatinilyticus, the following are encoded in one genomic region:
- a CDS encoding tetratricopeptide repeat protein gives MRRAERTEETEALIKRIDVLDRLCESSAYIRDLVDDTGQSRSTINRAVAELKEIDLVDTSDEGIEATIAGRLARDRLDSFLSEFDDVLTAEAVLDPLAPSVGIEPAVVAGGEAMLATGPTPYRPLERVHDDLNDAESYRALVPALEDPRTVRLLYEHVITDGNPAELVVSPEVFESLRQEFPRRMAAMADTNDFSVLVGPVPPYGLATLVREPSLESNPPSDIAHLVVMNEHGGVHGALVNESTAAVTWAESRYAAVREEAIDRTDALIDDADDVQCTRASVGRSPTGLTLPVSLEREGFIEVDESYFREEPVADPATAWRTGLSLGEVHTGYAVARTYPNSESDAGIADRFFGDDNPTDGRSTDGHHPTDLATAVSDGLVTGSNSLVLGPPGSGKSTVCKQVACEWYAADRGPVLYREYDRGRSVSSIDDLAAAVADSGGHALVIVEDAVRADANAIFGAIERLEDCDDVSVLLDARESEWREYASRSAVASELAVAHVPPLRASDCERLVDHFERTVGKTVDVSADRLWSTVRGEASGGHSNELLRLIHRLAPYADPLAHEPTALEEAVGSVSDALDGDEVTLSVSILANVLNAAGVDIDRGLFYSIVEADRFDAVDAAIDRLEGVVLFAREDGSYRTVHEEWSTAFLAHRIDAGGEKAAAQRFGAAVSALLALADDPDHRREIVEHLDGQRTLAAVTDDPASWVDETVEAVYAIGRRRSQLAALFGDGSRDAVELPDACSDALSGQRPIWLGRLFLSGGYYDRAERAFERVNDESIDRSGERLLGLARVSINRGEYDEALAHCEACLSLVDGEGREVIRARAQLRLGEVLTERGEYDDAKTNYDAALETFCARGLRGWEASARHGLGTVAGKRSEFDRATEQYETSLRLERQIGDRRGEAETITCLGNVAWKRGGVDRASELFERSLELRRELGDRAGVATALGHLGVIEGQRGNHERAAEFHERSLERKRELGDRSGEAKTLHNLGHLESQRGNFDRAVEYYEQSLERKQELGDRPLLDSTLNNLGTIEGRRGEFDRAAELHERSLALKRELGDRHGEAFSLHNLGQVEHRRGSFDRASELHEQCVALMDELDNRPGTAPSLGNLGLIAARRGEYDRAQEYGERCLDVATEAGDPEQIAAGHRCLGEIALRTEAYDRARTHFDAALDALDSEDGLIALQVRLASARLSLALGEIDRARSIARAVYGASETMTAVYWVGRSSQLLGRIESDAGTIDTAREHLLDALETFERIGALYDALRTLEWLFETGADCSETADAWRERARVLLADAPESVRECHRELGEECS, from the coding sequence ATGCGACGAGCGGAGAGAACCGAAGAGACAGAGGCGCTCATCAAACGGATAGACGTGCTCGATCGCCTCTGTGAGTCGTCCGCGTACATCCGCGACCTCGTCGACGATACGGGACAGTCCCGCTCGACGATCAACCGAGCGGTCGCCGAGTTAAAAGAAATCGATCTCGTCGACACCAGCGACGAGGGGATCGAAGCGACGATCGCGGGACGGCTCGCTCGCGACCGCCTCGACTCGTTCCTCAGCGAATTCGACGACGTGCTCACCGCGGAAGCCGTCCTCGATCCGCTGGCGCCGTCGGTCGGCATCGAACCCGCGGTCGTCGCCGGCGGAGAGGCGATGCTAGCGACCGGCCCGACGCCGTACCGGCCGCTCGAACGGGTTCACGACGACCTGAACGACGCCGAGAGCTATCGAGCGCTCGTTCCGGCGCTCGAGGATCCGCGCACGGTTCGGCTCCTGTACGAGCACGTCATCACCGACGGAAACCCGGCCGAACTCGTGGTGTCACCCGAGGTGTTCGAGTCGCTGCGCCAGGAGTTCCCGCGCCGGATGGCGGCGATGGCCGACACGAACGACTTCTCGGTGCTGGTCGGCCCCGTTCCGCCGTACGGCCTCGCAACACTCGTTCGCGAACCGTCGCTCGAGTCGAATCCGCCCTCGGACATCGCTCATCTCGTCGTGATGAACGAACACGGGGGCGTTCACGGCGCGCTCGTAAACGAGTCAACGGCCGCAGTGACCTGGGCCGAATCGCGGTACGCGGCAGTCCGCGAGGAAGCGATCGATCGAACGGACGCGTTGATCGACGACGCGGACGACGTGCAGTGCACCCGCGCATCCGTCGGCCGCTCGCCGACCGGGTTGACGCTTCCGGTGTCGCTCGAACGCGAGGGATTCATCGAGGTGGACGAGTCGTACTTCCGCGAGGAACCCGTCGCCGACCCGGCGACGGCGTGGCGCACCGGCCTCTCGCTCGGGGAGGTCCACACCGGCTACGCCGTCGCGAGGACGTATCCGAACTCCGAGAGTGATGCCGGAATCGCCGATCGTTTCTTCGGCGACGACAACCCAACCGATGGCCGCTCGACCGACGGCCACCACCCAACCGACCTCGCAACGGCCGTCTCGGATGGACTGGTAACCGGATCGAACAGCCTCGTCCTCGGCCCGCCGGGATCGGGCAAGAGTACGGTCTGCAAACAGGTCGCCTGCGAGTGGTACGCCGCCGACCGCGGCCCGGTCCTCTATCGCGAGTACGACCGCGGCCGATCTGTTTCGTCGATCGACGATCTCGCCGCGGCCGTCGCTGACAGCGGTGGGCACGCGCTCGTCATCGTCGAAGACGCCGTCCGCGCGGACGCCAACGCCATCTTCGGGGCGATCGAACGGCTCGAAGACTGCGACGACGTCAGCGTCCTGCTCGACGCTCGTGAAAGCGAGTGGCGCGAGTACGCGAGTCGCTCGGCCGTCGCGAGCGAGCTGGCGGTGGCGCACGTCCCTCCGCTACGAGCGTCGGACTGTGAGCGCCTCGTCGACCACTTCGAACGGACGGTCGGAAAAACCGTCGACGTGTCAGCCGACCGACTCTGGTCGACGGTACGCGGGGAGGCTTCCGGCGGCCATAGTAACGAACTGCTTCGATTGATCCACCGACTGGCACCATACGCCGATCCGCTAGCCCACGAACCGACCGCCCTCGAAGAAGCCGTCGGGTCCGTGTCAGATGCGCTCGATGGTGACGAGGTGACGCTGTCAGTCAGCATTCTCGCGAACGTACTCAACGCCGCTGGCGTCGACATCGATCGGGGGTTGTTCTACTCGATCGTCGAGGCCGATCGGTTCGACGCCGTCGACGCAGCCATCGACCGGCTGGAGGGTGTCGTCCTCTTCGCCCGCGAGGACGGTAGCTACCGAACCGTCCACGAGGAGTGGTCGACGGCGTTCTTAGCTCATCGCATCGACGCTGGCGGCGAGAAGGCGGCCGCTCAACGGTTCGGCGCCGCGGTGAGCGCGCTGCTGGCGCTCGCGGACGACCCAGACCACCGTCGCGAGATCGTCGAGCACCTCGACGGCCAGCGGACACTCGCTGCGGTCACCGACGATCCGGCGTCCTGGGTCGACGAAACCGTCGAAGCGGTGTACGCAATCGGGCGACGCCGGTCCCAGCTCGCGGCGCTGTTCGGCGACGGCTCCCGAGACGCTGTCGAACTCCCGGACGCGTGTTCGGACGCGCTGAGCGGTCAGCGACCGATCTGGCTCGGCCGGCTCTTCCTCTCGGGCGGGTACTACGATCGGGCCGAACGCGCGTTCGAACGGGTGAACGACGAATCGATCGATCGATCCGGCGAGCGCCTGCTGGGGCTCGCTCGGGTCTCGATCAACCGAGGCGAGTACGACGAAGCGCTCGCTCACTGCGAGGCGTGTCTGTCGCTGGTAGACGGCGAGGGTCGGGAGGTAATTCGCGCCCGGGCGCAGCTCCGTCTCGGGGAGGTGCTGACCGAACGCGGCGAGTACGACGACGCGAAAACGAACTACGACGCGGCCCTGGAGACATTCTGCGCCCGTGGACTCCGCGGGTGGGAGGCTAGCGCCCGGCACGGGCTTGGCACCGTCGCAGGGAAACGAAGCGAGTTCGACCGGGCCACCGAACAGTACGAAACGAGCCTCCGGCTCGAGCGCCAGATCGGCGACCGTCGCGGCGAAGCAGAGACCATCACTTGCCTTGGGAACGTCGCCTGGAAACGTGGGGGCGTCGACCGGGCGTCCGAGCTGTTCGAGCGAAGCCTCGAACTCAGGCGAGAACTCGGCGATCGTGCAGGGGTGGCAACGGCCCTCGGTCATCTCGGGGTGATCGAAGGCCAGCGAGGGAACCACGAGCGAGCCGCCGAGTTTCACGAGCGGAGTCTCGAACGTAAACGAGAACTCGGCGACCGCTCCGGTGAAGCGAAAACCCTGCACAATCTCGGACACCTCGAGAGTCAACGAGGGAACTTCGACCGCGCTGTCGAGTATTACGAACAGAGTCTAGAGCGTAAACAGGAACTCGGCGACCGCCCGCTGTTGGACTCGACGCTCAACAATCTCGGGACGATCGAGGGACGACGGGGCGAGTTCGACCGCGCGGCCGAACTACACGAACGAAGCCTCGCCCTCAAGCGAGAACTCGGCGACCGACACGGCGAGGCGTTCAGCCTCCACAATCTCGGTCAGGTCGAACACCGCCGAGGCAGCTTCGACAGGGCGAGCGAACTCCACGAACAGTGCGTCGCACTGATGGACGAGCTCGACAACCGTCCCGGGACGGCTCCGTCACTGGGCAATCTCGGGTTAATCGCCGCGCGGCGAGGTGAGTACGATCGGGCCCAGGAGTACGGCGAGCGATGTCTCGACGTCGCAACGGAGGCCGGCGATCCCGAACAGATCGCTGCGGGCCACCGGTGTCTGGGCGAAATCGCCCTCCGTACGGAAGCCTACGATCGAGCGCGAACCCACTTCGACGCCGCTCTCGATGCCCTCGATAGCGAGGACGGGCTGATCGCTCTTCAGGTCCGTCTGGCCAGCGCCAGGCTCTCGCTCGCCCTCGGCGAGATCGACCGGGCCCGATCGATCGCACGCGCAGTCTACGGAGCGAGTGAAACGATGACAGCGGTATACTGGGTCGGCCGGAGTAGTCAGCTTTTAGGGCGAATCGAGTCCGACGCTGGGACGATCGACACTGCTCGCGAACACCTTCTCGATGCCCTCGAAACGTTCGAGCGAATCGGTGCGCTTTACGACGCACTGCGGACGCTGGAGTGGCTCTTCGAGACGGGCGCCGATTGCAGTGAAACCGCCGATGCGTGGCGGGAACGGGCCCGGGTGTTACTGGCTGACGCACCCGAGTCGGTGCGCGAGTGTCATAGGGAGTTGGGCGAAGAGTGCTCCTAA
- the sufU gene encoding Fe-S cluster assembly sulfur transfer protein SufU, producing the protein MGLGSDMYRQQILDHYKNPRNYGELEDPTFSHVGENPMCGDEIKMDVVLDEDGDQPVIERVAFSGDGCAISQASASLLSEQLPGMTVEELLEMDRDDVTELLGVDISPMRIKCAVLAEKVAQDGAEIYRGELDTEKTTTED; encoded by the coding sequence ATGGGACTCGGATCGGATATGTACCGACAGCAGATCCTCGATCACTACAAGAACCCGCGTAATTACGGGGAACTCGAGGATCCAACGTTCAGCCACGTCGGCGAGAATCCGATGTGTGGCGACGAGATCAAGATGGACGTCGTTCTCGACGAGGACGGCGACCAACCGGTGATCGAACGCGTCGCCTTCAGCGGAGACGGCTGTGCGATCAGCCAGGCCTCGGCCAGTCTGCTCTCAGAACAACTGCCCGGGATGACCGTCGAGGAACTACTCGAGATGGACCGAGACGACGTCACCGAGTTGCTCGGCGTCGACATCTCGCCGATGCGGATCAAGTGTGCCGTCCTCGCCGAGAAGGTCGCCCAGGACGGCGCCGAGATCTACCGCGGCGAACTCGACACGGAGAAGACGACGACTGAAGACTAG
- a CDS encoding DUF7344 domain-containing protein, with protein MNADTPPATDRTSRVITALSNEYCRAVIACCRGRTDPTVSFETLVHDVGRRSTLDPSTVDVHLHHHALPKLADAGLIEYDRTDGTVRYNEQHECESLLETVQTSLATSPD; from the coding sequence ATGAACGCAGACACACCACCAGCCACCGACCGGACGTCCCGAGTGATAACCGCCCTCTCGAACGAGTACTGTCGAGCCGTTATCGCGTGCTGTCGCGGGCGCACCGATCCGACGGTCTCCTTCGAGACGCTCGTCCACGACGTCGGGCGGCGGTCGACTCTCGATCCGTCGACGGTCGACGTCCACCTACACCACCACGCCCTGCCGAAACTGGCCGATGCCGGTCTCATCGAATACGATCGGACCGACGGCACCGTCAGGTACAACGAACAGCACGAGTGTGAGTCGTTACTCGAAACCGTCCAGACGAGCCTCGCCACGTCACCCGACTGA